Genomic window (Candidatus Marinimicrobia bacterium CG08_land_8_20_14_0_20_45_22):
GAATTTCGATTGGCGTTCGCTGAAACATATTCACGAAATCGGCGTGAAAGTCCGTCATTCAGGCTACGCGCAGGCGATGACCGGATTATTTGAATTTGACTGGCATCAGAGTCAGGTTGGACGAAAAATACCTGTTCAGCAAACCAAACCACCAATGTCTTTTGAAATTTTATCTGGTAAAACCGACGCGATCCGATTTTATCCAACTGCCAATCCGGTTGGCGACATTCCCGAGGGTTTTCAATGGGATGAAACCGCGATCGTAGCGGCAATTGATCAGGCGAAAAAAAGTGTTTATGTTCAACTATTGAGTTACTCACCATCGGAACGTAACGGTTTGTACGACGTTCTCGACAATGCATTGAGACGCGCGGCGGCTCGCGGCGTTGATGTGCGTCTGCTTGTTTCGGACTGGTGCCAAAAAAAGTATGAAGTGCCGTTTTTGAAAAGTCTGACCGTTTTGCCAAATATCGAAGTGAAACTGAGCACAATTCCGGAATACGAAGGCGGTTACATTTCCTTTGCCCGCGTCGAACATTGTAAAATGATGACCGTGGACGACTCTTTAACATGGATCGGAACGAGCAATTGGAGCCGCGACTATTTTTACGATTCCCGAAACGTCGGCTTGATAATCCGGAGCGCTAAGATAAATGAAACAGTCAAATCGATTTTTTTGAAAAGCTGGAACGGACCTTACTCATGGAATATCCAAACGGACGTCGAATATCAAACGAAATTTTACGGTGAGAAAGATTAAAATCCGAAAAAAGTGCGCATCAATATTGATTGTAAAATTTTGAATCGTTATTTTTATCATGTACTGAAGGAGAGATGGTTATGAAAAAAATATGGATAGTCCCGATACTGACAGCGCTTTTGGTTTTTTCATGCACGACAACGACGCCAACCGATGAAGACGATCTGACGCCTCCCGGCGTTCCGGCGAATTTCAGGATCGACGGCGCGCTCTCCGGCGACGGAAAGGTCATGCTGAAATGGAATGCCAATGACGAAGATGATTTCCGTTCCTATCGCCTCTACCGAACGACCAATTCAGATATTGAGACAACCTATACGCTCTTGATTGAAACGACTCAAAACCAATATTTAAACGTTGGTTTGGATTACAACACAACATACTATTACCGTCTTTCGGCGATCGATAACAACGGCAACGAAAGCGAAAAAGGCAACGAAGTTCATCTCAAACCGCAGAATTTAAATCCGCCGGCCACTCCGCAAGGACTGAAAGTTTACGGATACAACGTCCCGAACGAAACGGCTCGGATCTATGTCCAATGGGCGCCGAACACCGAAACGGATTTTCTTCATTACAATGTTTATAAGTCCACCAGCGATTTCTTCGCCACCGATTCGACCACTTTTCTGGAAAACCTGACGGCGACGAGTTTTTCCGATACTGACATAACGATTGGAACGAAATATTACTACAAAGTCACGGCAGTCGATCAAGGATTGAAAGAAAGTCAGAGTTCCGATATGAGAAGCGACCTCGCGCTCGCAAATCCTGTACAGACGTCACCAGTAAATAATGCGACAGGTCAGTCGCTGAGGCCAACTTTCACATGGCAAAAACTGGATGGCGCAACGAAATACAACGTGATCGTTCAGGCTTTTTCTCAAAGCGGTGAAATCTGGACGGGAACCGTTGTTCAGCCGACGACGGGAACAACCGTATCGATGCAATTTCCTGTCAGTCCGGTTCTGTCGAAAAATACGGTCTACTATTGGAAAGTCGCGTCATTCTCTTCGGACAATATACAGGCGAATTCCTATAGTTTGACATGGCGTTTCACGACGACAAATTAAAGGTATTCGTTTCCAGTAGAGCCAGACGGTTTTTATCGATTCAACATCGTTGATAAATTGTCTGAAAAGGCGTATTTTCTCCGCCATGAATTATGCTCAGTATTTTCAAAATTGTTTAGATTTAAAACGTAGCTATCTCTGTGTGGGAATTGATCCTGATCCGGCATTAATGCCGATCGAATTTGATCGCTCGCCGGAGGGCGTTTATCGTTTTGTTTGGGAAGTCGTTCAGGCGACGAAAGACCTGACGCCTGCCTATAAATTCAATCTTGCTTTTTTTGAATATTGGGGATGGAAAGGCTGGCAGGTTCTGGAACGTTTGCTCGAAGAAATGCCGAACGACGTTTTGCTGGTCGGCGACGCCAAACGCGGCGACATTGGCAACAGTTCGACATTTTACGCTAAATCCCTTCTGGAAACCCTGAAATTTCACGCCGTCACGCTAAGTCCTTATCTCGGTTCCGAAAGTCTTCAGCCGTTTTTACAGGATGAGACAAAAGGCGCATTTGTGCTATGTGTGACCTCCAACCCGTCCGGGC
Coding sequences:
- the pyrF gene encoding orotidine-5'-phosphate decarboxylase translates to MNYAQYFQNCLDLKRSYLCVGIDPDPALMPIEFDRSPEGVYRFVWEVVQATKDLTPAYKFNLAFFEYWGWKGWQVLERLLEEMPNDVLLVGDAKRGDIGNSSTFYAKSLLETLKFHAVTLSPYLGSESLQPFLQDETKGAFVLCVTSNPSGRELQDHGGDFPLYRKTAEIVEKLNQKRNAGLVMGATKPAILVEMRDRFPSLPFLIPGVGTQGGEVATAVDVCRKCGAGLINVSRGILYPSGGKFPENVRSAAQSYHEQFQF